Proteins from a genomic interval of Oncorhynchus kisutch isolate 150728-3 linkage group LG28, Okis_V2, whole genome shotgun sequence:
- the LOC109873212 gene encoding protein FAM161A isoform X2, translating to MDEGFTGTLLPARDAPSWMWEGFSIDDYNPKPQPQGPQPKIITPKLKEDKRCLPKVTVPQPFKMTLREESEGQLRKAWEETANKPTATLPRFKANPVPKSNQLPLYDKIVEECERQRKVLYEKRRDLMLAMQQPFNLGSKVAHGSAKRMAVAEGDGDGTAAKEGDEGPKPESSVPVRSYKDILKRCAQLATRHPPPMRVEKKLTFQPVINRTIPDFGRLHHRFEDRLRSVRQGMHSTVPQPFSFQVNAGGDQTVSTSKETQKHGKKDPCPVVKWELARILASSQRLTKSALLREEAAKKRLVTREKRLRAEQQKSEAGCSLQKKVAKWLNAQKQRSTARAQRQQQNYRPGERQTSVSP from the exons ATGGATGAAGGGTTTACAGGGACTCTGCTACCTGCGAGAGATGCTCCTTCGTGGATGTGGGAGGGCTTCTCCATAGATGACTACAACCCAAAACCCCAACCCCAAGGTCCCCAACCAAAGATCATCACACCCAAACTGAAGGAAGATAAGAGATGCCTACCCAAAGTGACCGTGCCGCAGCCTTTCAAGATGACCCTGCGTGAGGAGAGCGAGGGGCAGCTTAGGAAGGCCTGGGAGGAGACTGCCAACAAGCCCACAGCCACGCTGCCTCGATTCAAAGCGAACCCTGTTCCCAAGAGCAACCAGTTGCCCTTGTATGATAAGATCGTAGAGGAgtgtgagaggcagagaaaggttCTCTATGAGAAACGGAGAGATCTCATGCTGGCCATGCAACAGCCCTTTAACTTGGGGTCAAAGGTTGCACATGGTTCTGCCAAGAGGATGGCTGTAGCTGAGGGTGATGGAGATGGAACAGCAGCCAAGGAGGGAGACGAGGGACCAAAGCCGGAGAGTTCAGTTCCTGTCCGCTCCTATAAGGACATACTGAAAAGATGTGCCCAGCTGGCTACTCGTCATCCCCCTCCAATGAGAGTGGAGAAGAAGCTCACTTTCCAACCCGTTATCAACCGGACTATACCTGACTTTGGGAGGTTGCACCACAGGTTTGAGGACCGTCTCAGGAGTGTCAGACAGGGAATGCATTCCACTGTGCCACAGCCTTTTAGTTTCCAGGTGAACGCTGGAGGGGATCAGACTGTCAGTACGTCTAAGGAAACTCAAAAGCATGGCAAGAAGGACCCATGCCCCGTGGTGAAGTGGGAGCTAGCTAGAATTCTGGCCAGCTCACAAAGACTTACCAAGTCTGCACTGCTACGAGAGGAGGCTGCGAA GAAGAGACTAGTAACGAGAGAGAAGAGACTGAGAGCAGAGCAGCAGAAGTCAGAAGCTGGCTGTAGTCTTCAGAAAAAAGTGGCCAAGTGGCTCAATGCCCAGAAACAGCGCAGTACTGCCAGGGCACAGCGGCAACAACAGAACTACAG ACCCGGAGAGAGGCAGACAAGCGTTTCTCCCTGA
- the LOC109873212 gene encoding protein FAM161A isoform X1 has protein sequence MNRAHTFFQGFRALMLLFFQPVYIPLKCITVEIVTTPLDSKCEEGVRSGNEKGHKESATSVTCENEEDMDEGFTGTLLPARDAPSWMWEGFSIDDYNPKPQPQGPQPKIITPKLKEDKRCLPKVTVPQPFKMTLREESEGQLRKAWEETANKPTATLPRFKANPVPKSNQLPLYDKIVEECERQRKVLYEKRRDLMLAMQQPFNLGSKVAHGSAKRMAVAEGDGDGTAAKEGDEGPKPESSVPVRSYKDILKRCAQLATRHPPPMRVEKKLTFQPVINRTIPDFGRLHHRFEDRLRSVRQGMHSTVPQPFSFQVNAGGDQTVSTSKETQKHGKKDPCPVVKWELARILASSQRLTKSALLREEAAKKRLVTREKRLRAEQQKSEAGCSLQKKVAKWLNAQKQRSTARAQRQQQNYRPGERQTSVSP, from the exons ATGAATAGAGCCCATACTTTCTTCCAAGGTTTCAGAGCtctcatgttgttgttttttcagcCTGTCTACATACCTTTGAAGTGCATTACAGTTGAAATTGTCACCACACCCTTGGACAGTAAATG TGAGGAAGGAGTAAGGAGCGGCAATGAAAAGGGGCACAAAGAGTCAGCGACCTCGGTGACATGTGAGAATGAGGAGGACATGGATGAAGGGTTTACAGGGACTCTGCTACCTGCGAGAGATGCTCCTTCGTGGATGTGGGAGGGCTTCTCCATAGATGACTACAACCCAAAACCCCAACCCCAAGGTCCCCAACCAAAGATCATCACACCCAAACTGAAGGAAGATAAGAGATGCCTACCCAAAGTGACCGTGCCGCAGCCTTTCAAGATGACCCTGCGTGAGGAGAGCGAGGGGCAGCTTAGGAAGGCCTGGGAGGAGACTGCCAACAAGCCCACAGCCACGCTGCCTCGATTCAAAGCGAACCCTGTTCCCAAGAGCAACCAGTTGCCCTTGTATGATAAGATCGTAGAGGAgtgtgagaggcagagaaaggttCTCTATGAGAAACGGAGAGATCTCATGCTGGCCATGCAACAGCCCTTTAACTTGGGGTCAAAGGTTGCACATGGTTCTGCCAAGAGGATGGCTGTAGCTGAGGGTGATGGAGATGGAACAGCAGCCAAGGAGGGAGACGAGGGACCAAAGCCGGAGAGTTCAGTTCCTGTCCGCTCCTATAAGGACATACTGAAAAGATGTGCCCAGCTGGCTACTCGTCATCCCCCTCCAATGAGAGTGGAGAAGAAGCTCACTTTCCAACCCGTTATCAACCGGACTATACCTGACTTTGGGAGGTTGCACCACAGGTTTGAGGACCGTCTCAGGAGTGTCAGACAGGGAATGCATTCCACTGTGCCACAGCCTTTTAGTTTCCAGGTGAACGCTGGAGGGGATCAGACTGTCAGTACGTCTAAGGAAACTCAAAAGCATGGCAAGAAGGACCCATGCCCCGTGGTGAAGTGGGAGCTAGCTAGAATTCTGGCCAGCTCACAAAGACTTACCAAGTCTGCACTGCTACGAGAGGAGGCTGCGAA GAAGAGACTAGTAACGAGAGAGAAGAGACTGAGAGCAGAGCAGCAGAAGTCAGAAGCTGGCTGTAGTCTTCAGAAAAAAGTGGCCAAGTGGCTCAATGCCCAGAAACAGCGCAGTACTGCCAGGGCACAGCGGCAACAACAGAACTACAG ACCCGGAGAGAGGCAGACAAGCGTTTCTCCCTGA
- the zgc:165604 gene encoding immunoglobulin superfamily member 11 isoform X1 — protein MGCAGGWLLQAVCLLSTLLDYGAVRVTMRHSNLEVVQGDSVTLPCSFFTMSPLSRLNIIWTLAPFSDPDSPTQVIVFDHGQVIENPSLTGRVGFLGIPWSADIILNNTRISDAGTYRCMVSNPPETGDPGIGELALNVLAPPSLPLCLWDGVTDTGGSVALSCMVAEGVPTPEMRWDKLEPEEISLPINMDGDLSGSVQIVNISSQNSGLYRCSVTNLLGTQNCYVNLSIYSPPASSPGILQGVLLTLSMALVLLALLVLVLWLHRSGQKRKWTEGKEEECYNEIRYTPSLIKRSFV, from the exons ATGGGCTGCGCTGGAGGGTGGCTGCTCCAGGCTGTGTGTCTGCTGTCTACCCTTCTGGATTATG GTGCAGTGAGGGTAACCATGAGACACTCCAATCTGGAGGTGGTTCAGGGGGACTCGGTGACCCTGCCCTGCTCCTTCTTCACCATGAGTCCCCTGTCCAGACTCAACATCATCTGGACCCTGGCACCTTTCTCTGACCCAGACTCCCCCACACAG GTGATAGTGTTTGATCATGGCCAGGTGATCGAGAACCCCTCCCTGACAGGCAGGGTGGGTTTCCTAGGCATCCCCTGGAGTGCTGACATCATCCTCAACAACACACGCATCTCAGATGCTGGCACCTACCGCTGCATGGTGAGCAACCCCCCAGAGACTGGAGACCCTGGTATAGGGGAACTGGCCCTTAACGTCCTGG CACCACCCTCGCTGCCCCTGTGCCTGTGGGATGGGGTCACTGATACAGGGGGGAGCGTTGCCCTGTCCTGCATGGTGGCTGAGGGGGTGCCCACTCCCGAGATGCGGTGGGATAAATTGGAACCAGAGGAAATCTCACTACCCATCAACATGGACG GGGACCTATCAGGCTCTGTCCAGATAGTCAACATCTCGTCCCAGAACTCTGGGCTGTACCGCTGCTCCGTCACCAACCTCCTGGGGACCCAGAACTGTTACGTCAATCTGTCTATCTACAGCC CTCCAGCCAGCTCCCCAGGGATCCTCCAGGGGGTGTTGTTGACCCTGTCCATGGCCCTGGTGCTGCTGGCCCTGCTGGTGCTGGTACTGTGGCTTCATCGCTCTGGCCAGAAGAGGAAGTGGacggaggggaaggaagaggagtgTTATAACGAGATAAGGTACACTCCCTCTCTGATCAAACGCTCCTTTGTTTGA
- the zgc:165604 gene encoding immunoglobulin superfamily member 11 isoform X2, giving the protein MGCAGGWLLQAVCLLSTLLDYGAVRVTMRHSNLEVVQGDSVTLPCSFFTMSPLSRLNIIWTLAPFSDPDSPTQVIVFDHGQVIENPSLTGRVGFLGIPWSADIILNNTRISDAGTYRCMVSNPPETGDPGIGELALNVLAPPSLPLCLWDGVTDTGGSVALSCMVAEGVPTPEMRWDKLEPEEISLPINMDGSVQIVNISSQNSGLYRCSVTNLLGTQNCYVNLSIYSPPASSPGILQGVLLTLSMALVLLALLVLVLWLHRSGQKRKWTEGKEEECYNEIRYTPSLIKRSFV; this is encoded by the exons ATGGGCTGCGCTGGAGGGTGGCTGCTCCAGGCTGTGTGTCTGCTGTCTACCCTTCTGGATTATG GTGCAGTGAGGGTAACCATGAGACACTCCAATCTGGAGGTGGTTCAGGGGGACTCGGTGACCCTGCCCTGCTCCTTCTTCACCATGAGTCCCCTGTCCAGACTCAACATCATCTGGACCCTGGCACCTTTCTCTGACCCAGACTCCCCCACACAG GTGATAGTGTTTGATCATGGCCAGGTGATCGAGAACCCCTCCCTGACAGGCAGGGTGGGTTTCCTAGGCATCCCCTGGAGTGCTGACATCATCCTCAACAACACACGCATCTCAGATGCTGGCACCTACCGCTGCATGGTGAGCAACCCCCCAGAGACTGGAGACCCTGGTATAGGGGAACTGGCCCTTAACGTCCTGG CACCACCCTCGCTGCCCCTGTGCCTGTGGGATGGGGTCACTGATACAGGGGGGAGCGTTGCCCTGTCCTGCATGGTGGCTGAGGGGGTGCCCACTCCCGAGATGCGGTGGGATAAATTGGAACCAGAGGAAATCTCACTACCCATCAACATGGACG GCTCTGTCCAGATAGTCAACATCTCGTCCCAGAACTCTGGGCTGTACCGCTGCTCCGTCACCAACCTCCTGGGGACCCAGAACTGTTACGTCAATCTGTCTATCTACAGCC CTCCAGCCAGCTCCCCAGGGATCCTCCAGGGGGTGTTGTTGACCCTGTCCATGGCCCTGGTGCTGCTGGCCCTGCTGGTGCTGGTACTGTGGCTTCATCGCTCTGGCCAGAAGAGGAAGTGGacggaggggaaggaagaggagtgTTATAACGAGATAAGGTACACTCCCTCTCTGATCAAACGCTCCTTTGTTTGA